The following proteins are co-located in the Vigna angularis cultivar LongXiaoDou No.4 chromosome 2, ASM1680809v1, whole genome shotgun sequence genome:
- the LOC108328757 gene encoding homeobox-leucine zipper protein HAT14, with translation MELALSLGHTNNASMGFSVALSHDTRASSDPPLQLHHLLPSTPVLPSPRLPIPWLSHALGMEDTPVRALDDTDDGAAVSSPNNSAVSSFCRNSRKFFEGDSEEDENGSTRKKLRLSKTQSAFLEDSFKEHTTLNPKQKLVLAKELNLRPRQVEVWFQNRRARTKLKQTEVDCEYLKRCCESLSEENKRLQKELQELRALKTCEPFFMQLPATTLTMCPSCERVATTTSAAASATNNDRVSLNKPRILSGPHAAGLHGPSECFF, from the exons ATGGAGTTGGCTTTGAGCTTAGGCCACACAAACAACGCTTCAATGGGGTTTTCCGTGGCACTGTCTCACGACACAAGAGCTTCCTCAGATCCACCCCTTCAGCTCCACCACCTTCTTCCTTCAACACCAGTTCTTCCTTCTCCACGCCTTCCCATTCCATGGCTCTCCCATGCAT TAGGGATGGAAGACACACCGGTGAGGGCGCTTGATGACACGGACGACGGTGCTGCAGTTTCGTCCCCCAACAACAGTGCAGTGTCGTCTTTTTGCAGAAACAGTAGAAAGTTTTTTGAGGGTGACAGCGAAGAAGACGAAAACGGGTCAACAAGGAAGAAACTCAGACTCTCCAAAACACAATCAGCTTTTCTAGAAGACAGCTTCAAAGAACACACCACTCTCAATCCC AAACAGAAACTCGTTCTTGCAAAAGAGTTAAATCTGCGTCCCCGTCAAGTGGAGGTTTGGTTTCAGAACAGAAGGGCAAG AACAAAGTTGAAGCAGACAGAGGTGGATTGTGAGTACTTGAAGAGGTGCTGTGAGAGTCTGTCAGAAGAGAATAAGAGGTTACAGAAGGAACTGCAAGAACTGAGGGCTTTGAAAACTTGTGAACCGTTTTTCATGCAACTTCCAGCTACCACCCTCACCATGTGTCCCTCCTGTGAACGCGTCGCCACCACCACCTCCGCCGCTGCTTCCGCCACCAACAATGATCGTGTTTCTCTGAACAAGCCCAGAATATTGTCAGGCCCACACGCAGCAGGCCTACATGGCCCATCGGAGTGTTTCTTCTGA